The following are encoded in a window of Brevibacillus ruminantium genomic DNA:
- a CDS encoding GGDEF domain-containing protein, whose product MNSRWIGLAASFFVSGVWMSAYGLPESEGTAAFVLTVAIVQTVAAYRVGQYVDRLRKLAYLDSLTGVLVNRRFFQRMEEEVERGRRHQYPVTLLFIDLDNFKVFNDTYGHLEGDKLLCDFAQLLQHSVRVQDQVGRWGGEEFVVLLPHTETEQGAMVGGRIQANVREAFKGITVSMGVATFPLHADSATQLALKADTLMYEAKKQKDCMLVASK is encoded by the coding sequence GTGAATTCACGCTGGATCGGTTTGGCGGCGTCCTTTTTTGTGAGTGGAGTGTGGATGTCAGCTTATGGACTGCCGGAAAGTGAAGGAACGGCTGCTTTCGTCTTGACTGTAGCCATCGTTCAGACAGTGGCAGCCTATCGGGTAGGGCAGTATGTAGACAGATTAAGAAAATTGGCTTACCTGGACTCCCTCACAGGGGTTCTGGTCAATCGCCGTTTTTTTCAACGCATGGAGGAAGAGGTAGAGCGAGGACGTCGCCATCAATACCCGGTCACCCTCTTGTTTATTGATCTTGATAATTTCAAAGTGTTTAATGACACCTATGGCCATCTGGAAGGCGACAAGCTTCTCTGTGACTTTGCGCAATTGCTGCAGCACAGCGTCCGGGTTCAAGATCAGGTTGGGCGTTGGGGGGGTGAGGAGTTTGTCGTCTTGCTTCCTCATACGGAAACAGAGCAGGGGGCAATGGTAGGTGGGCGCATTCAGGCAAATGTAAGAGAGGCGTTTAAAGGTATCACCGTGAGCATGGGAGTAGCTACCTTTCCTCTCCATGCTGATTCCGCTACACAATTGGCGCTCAAAGCCGATACCTTGATGTATGAAGCAAAGAAACAGAAAGATTGTATGCTCGTTGCGTCCAAATAA
- a CDS encoding M15 family metallopeptidase: MKKQETVILAIAAVLSGALLGGCQATDINSSGNTQPAAPAGASSSGEQIQQEDESSMDWNAIPDSFVLAPGSEQALPYANGITYQTSAPDVVTVSPDGKLTISEHAAIGSKADVIVDYQGKSKTAQITVKTSLEETIKMVNNVPTVTNSDDLAVVVNKERSLPDGYIPAGLTEPQVPFPFSGKAEKKLLREPAARALEELFAAAQKDGIQLYGVSGYRSYRTQKSLYEGYVQTQGAEHASRYSAVPGKSEHQTGLAMDVSGADAKTRLEEPFADTAEGKWLAANCAEYGFIIRYPKGREEITGYAYEPWHLRYVGKVMAKEIMEKGISLEEYFQDAVAVQTKQ; the protein is encoded by the coding sequence ATGAAAAAGCAGGAAACCGTCATTCTCGCCATCGCAGCAGTACTCTCTGGTGCGCTTTTGGGAGGATGTCAAGCTACAGATATCAATTCAAGCGGGAATACCCAGCCGGCTGCGCCTGCGGGAGCCTCTTCTTCTGGGGAGCAAATACAGCAAGAGGATGAGTCCAGTATGGACTGGAATGCTATTCCTGATTCCTTTGTGCTCGCACCGGGTAGTGAGCAAGCACTGCCGTATGCCAATGGAATCACGTATCAAACCTCTGCTCCGGATGTTGTCACCGTATCACCGGATGGCAAATTGACGATCTCTGAACACGCCGCGATCGGTTCGAAAGCTGACGTTATTGTAGACTATCAAGGGAAGAGCAAAACGGCGCAGATCACGGTAAAAACCTCACTTGAAGAAACGATCAAAATGGTCAATAACGTACCGACCGTGACCAACTCGGATGATCTGGCTGTTGTGGTAAACAAGGAGCGTTCTTTGCCAGATGGATACATTCCAGCCGGATTGACAGAACCGCAAGTACCATTCCCTTTCTCCGGCAAGGCAGAGAAAAAGCTGCTTCGGGAGCCGGCAGCGCGTGCACTTGAAGAATTGTTTGCCGCCGCGCAAAAAGACGGAATTCAACTGTACGGAGTTTCCGGCTACCGTTCCTATCGAACACAAAAATCTCTCTATGAGGGGTATGTGCAAACTCAGGGAGCCGAGCATGCTTCCCGGTACAGCGCGGTCCCTGGAAAGAGCGAGCATCAGACAGGGCTGGCGATGGATGTATCGGGGGCTGACGCGAAAACGAGGCTGGAAGAGCCTTTTGCGGATACCGCAGAAGGGAAATGGCTGGCTGCCAACTGTGCAGAGTACGGATTTATCATCCGCTACCCGAAAGGCAGGGAAGAGATTACCGGCTATGCTTACGAACCCTGGCATCTCCGCTATGTAGGCAAGGTTATGGCGAAGGAGATCATGGAAAAAGGCATTTCGCTGGAGGAGTACTTCCAGGATGCAGTAGCTGTACAGACAAAACAGTAA
- a CDS encoding NAD-dependent epimerase/dehydratase family protein codes for MKKVLVLGGTRFFGKRLVNSLIADGAHVTIATRGRMPDDFDNEVNRLQIDRNDLDSLRLVGKTDWDLVYDNLCYSEENATHVVNVLEGKTAKYIVTSSRAVYTYSPLERTEDDFNPYTYEIRRGTREDVSYEEGKRQAEAVLFQTAKFPVIAVRYPIVLGKDDYTRRLHMYVEWVREQREIIIGNPDARQSFIDSAEAAAFLKWTGDAAKANGPYNACSEGEWTLPQILEEISSVTGKPVRMIAGASDQEHSPFALPAPYLLNTQKAKSEGYVFSKLSNWLVPLIHDLAIEQKARNS; via the coding sequence ATGAAAAAGGTACTCGTTCTCGGTGGAACCCGCTTTTTTGGGAAGAGGCTGGTCAATAGCCTGATAGCGGATGGTGCCCACGTTACAATTGCGACGAGGGGAAGAATGCCGGACGACTTTGACAATGAAGTGAATCGCTTGCAGATCGATCGCAACGATTTGGATTCACTCCGGCTGGTGGGGAAGACCGATTGGGATCTTGTGTACGATAATCTTTGCTATTCCGAAGAGAATGCAACCCATGTGGTGAACGTATTGGAAGGAAAAACGGCCAAATACATCGTAACCTCATCGAGAGCGGTTTACACATACTCTCCGCTTGAGCGGACCGAGGATGACTTCAATCCGTATACATATGAAATCAGGCGCGGGACGAGAGAGGATGTCTCCTATGAGGAAGGAAAGCGGCAGGCGGAGGCTGTTTTATTTCAAACAGCCAAATTCCCTGTGATTGCCGTTCGATATCCAATCGTCCTAGGCAAGGATGATTATACCCGGCGCCTGCATATGTATGTGGAATGGGTGAGAGAACAAAGAGAAATCATCATTGGGAATCCAGATGCCCGTCAATCATTCATCGATTCGGCTGAAGCGGCAGCTTTTCTGAAATGGACGGGCGATGCTGCGAAAGCAAACGGACCGTATAATGCCTGCTCCGAGGGAGAATGGACACTTCCCCAGATTCTCGAGGAAATTTCATCAGTCACGGGTAAGCCAGTTCGCATGATTGCAGGTGCATCGGATCAGGAGCATTCTCCGTTCGCGCTTCCCGCCCCATATCTCCTTAATACGCAAAAGGCGAAATCGGAAGGGTACGTATTCAGCAAGCTATCAAATTGGCTCGTCCCTTTGATTCACGACCTGGCCATCGAGCAAAAAGCGAGAAACAGCTAG
- a CDS encoding MDR family MFS transporter: MTWLHTILSRYDTTIWIRVIGTILTTFAGFMLRPFLAFYLYDRMDGNLLIAAMITSLQPLTSIVSSLYAGGLADRYGRKPLMVTALLIESVSMAGYIWADSLYAFAALTILNGIGASLFWPAASAQVTDVVPEEKRSEVFALLHTALNIGAAAGPLIGVTLYKINPGIAFAICSAALFIYCLLIIWKIPETLPRDTANKDKQASASHSQPTAPKLKLREHTTLLWMTLAAIPVSLLYSQVEIILPQHLRTRFDDFLTVFATLLTINGILVVCCQIVIAKFAERFPPQRVILLAYLLLGCVGLGYGWAPFFWLLVVSEAIFTIGEMLYGPQIQKAISVLAPEEFRGRYFSVFGANWGITGTIDPTTGAVAFRNIGGAYWFSIIGLLLMIAGFFQYLLVKKATSKSNPDTATKDPAPAVS, encoded by the coding sequence ATGACTTGGCTGCATACGATTCTTTCGCGCTACGATACCACGATTTGGATTCGCGTTATCGGAACCATCCTGACGACGTTTGCCGGATTTATGCTTCGTCCTTTTCTCGCTTTTTACCTGTATGATCGCATGGATGGTAATTTATTGATTGCAGCGATGATTACAAGTCTTCAGCCTCTTACAAGCATCGTCTCCAGTCTGTACGCAGGTGGTCTCGCTGACCGTTATGGGCGTAAACCCTTGATGGTGACTGCCCTGCTGATCGAATCTGTGTCCATGGCCGGTTATATTTGGGCGGATTCCCTGTACGCTTTTGCTGCCTTGACGATTCTCAACGGGATCGGTGCCTCCTTGTTCTGGCCGGCAGCCAGTGCACAGGTGACCGATGTGGTACCAGAGGAAAAGCGAAGCGAGGTATTTGCACTGCTTCATACTGCGCTGAATATCGGAGCCGCAGCCGGTCCCCTGATTGGTGTGACCTTGTACAAGATCAATCCCGGTATTGCCTTTGCGATTTGCTCAGCCGCCTTGTTTATCTACTGTCTGCTCATCATCTGGAAGATCCCAGAGACGCTCCCGAGGGATACTGCAAACAAAGACAAACAGGCCAGTGCGAGCCATTCACAGCCAACGGCACCCAAGCTGAAGCTGCGCGAACATACCACACTCCTGTGGATGACGCTTGCAGCCATCCCTGTCTCTCTTTTGTATTCACAAGTAGAGATCATCCTGCCACAGCATTTGCGTACGCGGTTTGACGACTTCTTGACCGTATTCGCCACCTTGCTGACGATTAATGGAATCCTGGTCGTTTGCTGTCAAATCGTCATCGCGAAATTCGCTGAACGCTTCCCTCCACAGCGGGTAATTCTGCTCGCCTATCTACTGCTTGGCTGTGTCGGCCTCGGCTACGGCTGGGCTCCGTTTTTCTGGCTGCTCGTCGTGTCGGAAGCCATCTTTACAATTGGCGAGATGCTCTACGGTCCGCAGATTCAAAAGGCGATTTCCGTCCTCGCTCCCGAAGAATTCCGGGGGAGGTACTTTTCTGTCTTCGGCGCAAACTGGGGCATTACCGGCACAATCGACCCTACGACCGGTGCCGTGGCATTTCGAAACATCGGCGGTGCCTATTGGTTCTCGATCATCGGTCTTCTGTTGATGATTGCCGGATTCTTTCAATACTTGCTTGTAAAGAAGGCAACCTCGAAATCAAATCCCGATACCGCAACGAAAGACCCTGCACCAGCAGTCTCTTGA
- a CDS encoding isoprenylcysteine carboxyl methyltransferase family protein translates to MTFFLLVYASVVVQRMLELSLAKKNARYVRSLGGFEVGADHYKYILLLHISFFVSLLIEGWMRGGSPAPWWGITFAIFLVAQLFRYWCIITLGRRWNTRIYVLPGSPPVKRGPYRFLRHPNYWIVTTELFMLPLTFSAYATAVVFTCCNLWLLLRIRIPAEERALRDHS, encoded by the coding sequence GTGACTTTTTTCTTGCTTGTCTATGCTTCTGTGGTAGTTCAGCGGATGCTGGAGTTGTCCCTCGCCAAGAAAAATGCCCGCTATGTTCGGTCCCTTGGGGGATTTGAGGTGGGGGCCGATCATTACAAATACATCCTGCTTTTGCACATCTCCTTTTTTGTCTCCTTGCTTATCGAAGGATGGATGCGGGGCGGTTCGCCAGCCCCTTGGTGGGGAATCACGTTTGCGATTTTTCTGGTCGCCCAACTGTTTCGTTATTGGTGCATCATCACACTCGGCCGACGCTGGAACACGAGGATTTACGTCCTCCCCGGCTCCCCTCCTGTCAAACGCGGGCCTTACCGCTTTCTCCGTCATCCCAACTACTGGATCGTGACGACAGAGCTGTTTATGCTGCCGCTTACCTTTTCCGCCTATGCTACAGCTGTGGTCTTCACTTGCTGCAACCTGTGGCTGCTGCTTCGCATCCGCATTCCTGCCGAAGAGCGCGCACTGCGTGATCATTCATAA
- a CDS encoding aminopeptidase, translating to MRDPRLEELARNLVTYSVRVQPGENVLIHSVGNTPELVQALVREVYAAKGNPFVQLVNPQIKRELAKQCTEEQLKLLAESETAFMRKMDGYIGIRASDNINELSDVPADRMSLYSRLYELPVQDIRVPETKWVVLRYPNNSMAQLANMSTDAFEQFYFEVCNLDYSKMSKAMDSLVSLMNRTDRVRIVGPGTDLRFSIKDIPAVKCAGLRNIPDGEVYSAPVRDSVEGVITHNAPTPYNGFTFEQVCLHFEQGKIVKAAANDTERLNAILDTDEGARYIGEFAIGVNPIIRNPMKDILFDEKIDGSFHFTPGQCYKEAYNGNKSSVHWDMVSIQRPEWGGGEIWFDDVLIRKDGRFIIPELECLNPENLK from the coding sequence ATGAGAGATCCCCGCTTGGAAGAATTGGCACGAAATCTCGTTACCTACTCCGTTCGGGTACAGCCAGGAGAGAATGTATTGATTCATTCGGTCGGCAATACACCCGAGCTGGTTCAAGCCCTAGTCAGAGAGGTGTACGCAGCAAAAGGAAATCCATTCGTGCAACTGGTCAATCCTCAAATCAAACGTGAGCTGGCCAAACAATGTACGGAGGAACAGCTGAAGCTGTTGGCGGAAAGCGAGACCGCATTTATGCGGAAAATGGATGGCTATATCGGCATTCGTGCTTCTGATAACATCAATGAACTGTCAGACGTGCCTGCTGACCGGATGAGCTTGTATTCCCGTCTGTACGAATTGCCTGTTCAGGATATTCGGGTGCCGGAAACCAAATGGGTGGTCCTTCGTTATCCAAATAACTCGATGGCACAGCTCGCGAACATGAGTACAGATGCCTTCGAGCAGTTTTATTTCGAGGTATGCAATCTCGATTACAGCAAAATGAGCAAAGCGATGGATAGCCTGGTCAGCTTGATGAACCGCACGGATCGGGTGCGTATCGTCGGACCGGGTACGGATCTGCGTTTCTCCATCAAGGATATCCCGGCGGTAAAATGTGCGGGTCTGCGAAATATCCCTGACGGAGAAGTATACTCGGCACCCGTGAGAGATTCAGTAGAAGGGGTCATCACCCACAATGCTCCGACACCGTATAACGGATTTACGTTTGAGCAGGTATGCCTCCACTTTGAGCAAGGGAAAATCGTGAAAGCAGCAGCGAATGACACAGAGCGATTGAATGCGATTTTGGACACGGACGAGGGTGCTCGTTATATTGGAGAGTTTGCCATTGGAGTAAATCCGATCATTCGCAATCCGATGAAAGATATTTTGTTTGATGAAAAGATCGACGGCAGCTTTCACTTTACCCCCGGCCAATGCTACAAGGAAGCGTATAACGGGAACAAATCTTCCGTTCACTGGGATATGGTATCGATCCAACGCCCAGAGTGGGGCGGAGGAGAGATCTGGTTTGACGACGTGTTGATTCGAAAAGACGGCCGTTTCATAATCCCGGAACTGGAGTGCCTCAATCCAGAAAACCTCAAATAA
- the ggt gene encoding gamma-glutamyltransferase, giving the protein MRRVKAKAKVLISGVAAFLLLATPVHGKMPGIPKETTGATKGIVAVSHPAAAQVGKDILQQGGNAVDAAAGIQLALAVVEPQMSGIGGGGFMMIYLKDKQKITVIDSREMAPRKADPKMFLDAAGKPVPFEQRHTNGKAVGVPGTLLGVETALKQYGTKKLAEIIDPAIELAETGVTVNWITAKHIKDSEDKLKKHKTAGEVFAPGGKPLEEGALLVQPDLAKTLKLIKEKGPDALYRGEIGAALVKEVQRTGGAMTLEDLKHYVVKEREPVRDTFRGYEVVSMGPPSSGGLTLLQILKLMEGYDNKQDGPLSAAYLHRLIEANHLAYADRAAYMADEDFYPVPKKGLIDKEYINERRKLIQPDRVNTDVKAGDPWQYEGKKAVQALSLTDVTPVKQTTHFSVMDKWGNLVSYTTTIEDVFGSGIMVPGYGFMLNNELTDFDAAPGGVNQVEPGKRPRSSMTPTIVLKDGQPFMAVGSPGGSTIIASVSQTILNVLEHEMPIQEAILSPRIFSSTYPIVSWEDGIEQDVVLKLMGMGHVFREQPENIGNVQAVIYDLENGKMYGGADNTREGTVLGVDAVAFSWAEPAAPKAAEKGAFVVQVNGHPYPFTANQLLLWNGEPYVQADKLLLGLNARQASFSADEIKRDGRLFLPVKRVAEALGYTVTWKAREAVVSLQKP; this is encoded by the coding sequence GTGAGGAGGGTGAAAGCAAAAGCGAAGGTGCTGATTTCCGGTGTAGCAGCGTTTCTGCTTTTGGCAACTCCGGTGCATGGAAAGATGCCGGGGATTCCCAAGGAGACGACGGGGGCGACGAAAGGAATCGTAGCCGTATCCCACCCGGCGGCGGCGCAAGTGGGCAAGGATATCCTGCAACAGGGAGGAAATGCGGTAGATGCGGCGGCAGGCATCCAACTGGCCCTGGCTGTTGTCGAACCGCAGATGTCTGGCATTGGCGGCGGGGGCTTCATGATGATTTATCTGAAAGACAAACAGAAGATTACAGTCATCGACTCAAGAGAGATGGCTCCCCGCAAAGCGGATCCTAAGATGTTTCTGGACGCAGCCGGAAAACCGGTGCCGTTTGAGCAGCGCCATACCAATGGCAAGGCTGTTGGGGTTCCAGGCACCCTTTTGGGAGTGGAAACAGCACTCAAGCAATACGGGACGAAAAAACTCGCCGAAATTATCGATCCCGCCATTGAATTGGCAGAAACAGGCGTGACCGTCAACTGGATCACGGCAAAGCATATCAAGGACAGCGAGGACAAATTGAAAAAACACAAGACCGCAGGGGAGGTGTTTGCTCCGGGAGGCAAGCCGCTGGAGGAAGGAGCGCTTTTGGTCCAGCCAGATTTGGCGAAAACCCTCAAGCTGATCAAGGAAAAAGGGCCGGATGCCCTGTACCGCGGAGAAATCGGAGCAGCGCTGGTCAAAGAGGTTCAGCGTACGGGCGGTGCCATGACGTTGGAGGATCTGAAGCACTACGTGGTCAAAGAGCGGGAACCGGTGCGGGATACGTTCCGGGGTTATGAAGTCGTTTCGATGGGACCGCCCAGCTCAGGAGGACTGACGCTGCTCCAGATTTTAAAGCTGATGGAGGGCTATGACAACAAACAGGACGGCCCGCTCTCGGCTGCCTATTTGCATCGTCTGATCGAAGCCAACCATCTGGCTTACGCAGATCGGGCCGCCTATATGGCGGATGAAGATTTTTACCCTGTTCCGAAAAAGGGACTGATCGACAAGGAATATATCAACGAGCGGAGGAAATTGATTCAGCCGGATCGGGTGAATACTGATGTAAAAGCCGGCGATCCGTGGCAGTATGAGGGGAAAAAAGCGGTGCAGGCGCTTTCGCTGACCGATGTGACTCCGGTTAAACAGACCACCCACTTTTCCGTCATGGATAAATGGGGCAATCTGGTCTCCTATACAACGACGATTGAGGATGTGTTTGGCAGCGGCATTATGGTTCCCGGCTACGGCTTCATGCTGAACAATGAACTGACGGACTTCGATGCCGCTCCTGGCGGGGTCAACCAGGTCGAGCCGGGCAAAAGGCCCCGCTCCAGCATGACGCCCACCATCGTGCTGAAGGATGGGCAGCCCTTTATGGCGGTAGGTTCCCCAGGCGGCTCGACGATCATCGCATCCGTTTCCCAAACGATCCTAAATGTTCTGGAGCATGAAATGCCGATTCAGGAAGCAATCCTTTCACCGCGTATTTTCTCCAGCACATATCCTATCGTGAGCTGGGAAGACGGCATCGAGCAAGACGTGGTTCTGAAGCTGATGGGCATGGGGCATGTTTTCCGGGAGCAGCCTGAAAATATTGGCAACGTTCAGGCGGTGATTTACGATCTTGAAAACGGCAAAATGTACGGCGGTGCCGACAATACGCGGGAAGGTACGGTTTTGGGCGTAGATGCCGTCGCATTTTCCTGGGCAGAACCGGCAGCGCCAAAAGCGGCTGAAAAAGGGGCTTTTGTCGTCCAAGTCAATGGACATCCGTACCCGTTTACAGCCAATCAGCTCCTCCTTTGGAACGGAGAACCCTATGTCCAGGCAGATAAGCTGCTCCTGGGATTGAATGCGAGACAGGCGTCATTTTCCGCGGATGAGATTAAACGAGACGGCCGCCTGTTCCTTCCCGTCAAAAGAGTGGCCGAAGCCCTTGGGTATACGGTCACCTGGAAAGCACGGGAAGCCGTTGTGTCACTGCAGAAACCATAG
- a CDS encoding type III polyketide synthase — protein MPRIAAVSTAVPAHEVTQEDSMAVARLFFQDAYPDIDRLLTVFSHSQIRKRYFCMPLDWFGVAHGFAEKNRLFLEHAEALGTKVGKDCLERAGCTPAQIDCLLFVTSTGIATPSMDARLINRLGMRPDTTRLPLWGLGCAGGAMGLARACEYVRAFPQRRALLISVELCGLTFIRNDLSKSNLVATCLFGDGAAAVLVEGDEVPRTADHAPHLYVCGSESRTWRDTLDVMGWEMTEAGLKVIFSRDIPPLIHSAMRENVDSFLGRMDSSLQDLTHFIFHPGGAKVLTAYQQALDLPPSSTRFSEHVLNEYGNMSSPTVLFVLEKSLETAWSSGEKGLLAALGPGFSSELLLLEAR, from the coding sequence ATGCCACGCATTGCAGCAGTATCCACGGCAGTTCCAGCCCATGAAGTAACGCAAGAGGACTCCATGGCGGTAGCCCGCCTTTTTTTTCAGGATGCCTACCCAGACATAGACCGTCTCTTGACCGTCTTTTCCCATAGCCAAATTCGGAAACGCTATTTTTGCATGCCATTGGACTGGTTTGGTGTCGCGCATGGATTCGCCGAGAAAAACCGATTATTTCTGGAGCACGCGGAAGCCTTGGGCACGAAGGTGGGAAAGGACTGTCTGGAACGCGCCGGATGCACACCTGCCCAGATCGATTGCCTGCTGTTTGTAACCAGTACCGGCATAGCCACTCCCAGCATGGATGCCAGGCTGATCAATCGTCTGGGCATGCGTCCGGATACCACACGCCTTCCTCTCTGGGGGCTAGGCTGTGCTGGCGGGGCAATGGGTCTGGCTCGCGCGTGTGAATACGTTCGTGCCTTTCCGCAGCGCAGAGCGCTCCTGATTAGCGTTGAGCTATGCGGTTTGACCTTCATTCGAAACGATCTCTCCAAAAGCAATTTGGTTGCGACCTGTCTATTTGGCGACGGAGCCGCCGCCGTTCTGGTTGAGGGGGATGAGGTGCCGCGAACGGCTGACCACGCGCCACATCTTTATGTCTGTGGGTCGGAGTCCCGAACCTGGCGGGATACGCTGGATGTCATGGGCTGGGAAATGACCGAAGCTGGTTTGAAAGTGATTTTCTCCCGGGATATCCCCCCATTGATCCATTCCGCCATGCGTGAAAATGTCGATAGCTTTCTGGGCCGCATGGATTCTTCTTTGCAGGACCTGACTCATTTTATCTTCCATCCAGGCGGAGCAAAAGTGCTGACCGCCTATCAACAAGCGCTTGATCTCCCCCCCTCGTCTACCCGTTTTTCCGAACATGTATTGAATGAGTACGGCAATATGTCTTCCCCTACCGTTTTATTTGTACTGGAAAAAAGCTTGGAAACAGCGTGGTCGTCTGGAGAAAAAGGATTGCTGGCGGCGCTTGGCCCGGGTTTCAGCTCGGAACTTCTGTTGCTGGAAGCGAGGTGA
- a CDS encoding MarR family winged helix-turn-helix transcriptional regulator has protein sequence MSDISRKVQIEELDQAFVEMARYFISHWLVEEDEVISPKQFILLRVLYDKERSTVSDLATLLRQSNSATTIALNRLVKAGYVNRIRDEQDRRVVWVTVSEKAIPLIERLLGKRRDLMTGLLRNLSDQEIEQFTMFLRKMKEGLQE, from the coding sequence GTGAGCGATATCTCTCGCAAAGTTCAAATCGAGGAATTGGACCAGGCTTTCGTCGAAATGGCACGATACTTCATCAGTCACTGGCTTGTAGAAGAGGATGAAGTAATCAGTCCCAAACAGTTTATTTTGCTTCGTGTCCTCTACGACAAGGAACGAAGCACCGTATCTGACCTTGCAACGTTGCTGCGGCAATCCAACAGTGCTACCACCATTGCGTTAAACCGATTGGTGAAGGCGGGGTATGTCAACCGTATTCGCGACGAACAGGACAGACGGGTTGTGTGGGTGACTGTTTCAGAGAAGGCGATCCCCTTGATCGAACGCTTGCTGGGCAAACGGAGAGACCTGATGACCGGGTTGCTAAGAAACCTGAGCGACCAAGAGATCGAACAATTTACGATGTTCCTGCGCAAGATGAAGGAAGGTCTTCAGGAATAG
- the lepB gene encoding signal peptidase I — protein MEQQIQRTAKWKRELLDWVKSFVLIGGLTAFIYVFIMAPYVVQGRSMESTLHDRERVIVNKAIFYLKQPQIGDIVIIHPDASGENWIKRVVALAGDTVEARNDQLYVNGQPVNESFLTSNKLKAAAAGVTLTEDFGPITVPEGHIYVMGDNRNNSMDSRAIGPVRLDHVVGRAELVYWPLGSIRLPK, from the coding sequence ATGGAACAACAAATTCAACGTACGGCCAAATGGAAAAGAGAATTGCTGGATTGGGTAAAGTCGTTTGTCCTCATAGGCGGTCTGACCGCTTTCATCTACGTGTTTATCATGGCTCCTTATGTTGTACAGGGCCGCTCCATGGAAAGTACTTTGCATGATCGCGAACGCGTGATTGTGAATAAAGCGATTTTTTACCTCAAACAGCCTCAAATCGGGGATATCGTGATCATTCATCCGGATGCCTCTGGAGAAAACTGGATCAAGCGTGTCGTGGCATTAGCCGGTGACACTGTAGAAGCAAGGAACGATCAGCTTTACGTGAATGGCCAACCCGTCAATGAATCTTTTCTGACCTCCAATAAGCTGAAGGCTGCGGCTGCCGGCGTTACTTTGACTGAGGACTTCGGGCCGATTACCGTTCCCGAGGGTCATATCTACGTCATGGGGGACAACCGGAACAACAGCATGGACAGCCGTGCTATCGGTCCCGTTCGGCTTGACCATGTTGTCGGTCGCGCCGAGCTGGTCTACTGGCCGCTGGGAAGTATCCGTCTGCCGAAATAA
- a CDS encoding phosphodiester glycosidase family protein, giving the protein MPGKIHRFFAFLLAPAIGFLLAFSQANPVDKLPYQGLTLAAEESHNHVAALAEQLQETKTQLRNTEILLEDIRDQATKEKEEYEKQNQSIHNLLEDSKSQTKKSADVLDTLLSNMLGNPIGQTFGKNATIKVYSLEEAGYRGYMAKVRLNNPNALRMVLAHDQVKSRGETTSQAAKRKGAVLAINAGGFMKDSQGNLVPIGTTVVDGKVQTFSTNTDLSFVGFNKNGRLVGGKINSQEEITQKGILQGASFLPTLLQNGKRMPIPKAWANARQPRTLIGHFDNGDLLLIVIDGRRKGWSNGVTLEEAQRKLQEFHVVDAYNLDGGGSSAFYYNGKLLNRPSDGRERVVSSNLIILP; this is encoded by the coding sequence GTGCCTGGTAAGATTCACCGTTTTTTTGCTTTTTTGCTCGCTCCAGCCATTGGTTTTTTACTGGCGTTCTCCCAGGCCAATCCGGTGGACAAGCTTCCTTACCAAGGCTTAACGCTTGCGGCCGAGGAGTCTCACAATCATGTAGCGGCACTTGCTGAGCAGCTCCAGGAGACCAAAACCCAGCTGCGCAACACGGAAATTCTCCTCGAAGATATCCGCGACCAAGCGACGAAGGAAAAAGAAGAGTACGAAAAGCAGAATCAGTCCATTCATAATCTTCTGGAGGACAGCAAGTCCCAGACGAAAAAGTCAGCGGACGTACTGGATACGCTCCTCTCCAATATGCTGGGAAATCCGATCGGCCAGACATTTGGAAAAAATGCGACGATCAAGGTATATTCTCTTGAGGAAGCAGGCTATCGCGGTTACATGGCCAAAGTCCGGCTGAACAATCCGAACGCTCTGCGCATGGTCCTCGCACATGATCAAGTCAAGAGCCGCGGAGAGACGACCAGCCAGGCTGCCAAACGAAAAGGGGCTGTACTGGCCATCAATGCGGGCGGCTTTATGAAGGACAGTCAGGGCAATCTCGTTCCGATCGGCACCACGGTAGTTGACGGAAAGGTTCAGACCTTTTCTACGAATACGGATTTGAGCTTCGTCGGCTTTAATAAAAATGGTCGTCTGGTCGGAGGAAAAATCAATTCCCAGGAAGAGATTACGCAAAAAGGCATCCTGCAGGGCGCCAGCTTTTTGCCTACGCTCCTGCAAAACGGAAAGCGGATGCCGATTCCCAAGGCCTGGGCAAATGCCCGACAGCCACGGACATTGATCGGTCATTTTGACAACGGGGACCTGCTTTTGATCGTGATTGACGGCAGACGCAAAGGATGGAGTAACGGCGTGACGCTGGAAGAAGCGCAGCGCAAGCTCCAGGAATTCCACGTCGTGGACGCGTACAATCTGGACGGCGGCGGCTCCAGTGCGTTTTATTACAATGGCAAGCTCTTGAACCGTCCGTCCGATGGCAGAGAGCGCGTCGTATCAAGCAATCTGATTATCCTGCCGTGA